The following proteins come from a genomic window of Theileria equi strain WA chromosome 2 map unlocalized gcontig_1105316255037, whole genome shotgun sequence:
- a CDS encoding signal peptide containing protein (encoded by transcript BEWA_040280A): MFILPKFYRNKMKVVVVFSTLFVLSILRVCHCKDDPVSTKETVAPVTESAGNVDGTIDLANTDEPKLKTNIKNGNGVVFKEYCVEDCHVTSVVDGDRELWKSSGDEKCLLAGSYTSGNEVVLYLEIDDNGNEKFKYFEKVGGAWSEIDLDSLVSKASTMVKGGTHTLSETSEY; encoded by the coding sequence ATGTTTATTCTTCCTAAGTTTTATCGCAATAAAATGAAGGTCGTTGTGGTATTTTCTACTCTTTTTGTCTTGTCGATACTACGTGTTTGTCATTGTAAAGACGATCCTGTCAGTACAAAGGAAACTGTTGCTCCAGTTACTGAGTCAGCTGGAAATGTTGATGGAACCATTGATCTTGCCAATACAGATGAGCCAAAGTTAAAGAcaaatatcaaaaatggCAATGGAGTAGTATTCAAGGAATATTGCGTAGAGGACTGCCACGTAACATCTGTTGTTGACGGTGATAGGGAACTGTGGAaatcttctggagatgaaaagtgCCTATTAGCGGGATCTTATACAAGTGGAAATGAAGTGGTTCTCTACCTAGAAATCGATGACAATGGTAATGAGAAGTTtaaatactttgagaaagtaGGCGGAGCATGGAGTGAGATTGACCTAGATTCACTTGTTAGTAAGGCAAGTACAATGGTAAAAGGAGGTACTCATACTCTGTCCGAAACTAGTGAGTACTAG